From Myripristis murdjan chromosome 13, fMyrMur1.1, whole genome shotgun sequence:
agctcggacATCCGGGAGGAGCTCAGAGTAGAGCCACTGCTCCTCCGTGTCGAGaggagccagttgaggtggttcAGGCATCTGGTAAGGATGCCCCCTGGATgtctccctggggaggtgttttGGGCATGTCCAGCTGGAGAGATTATATCTCTTGAGTGGCCTGGGAATGCCTCGGGATTCCCCCGGAGGAGCTGGTGGACGTGGCTGGGGAGAGGGCTGTCTTGGCTTCCTTGCTGAGGCTGCTGCCCCTGCGACCCGGACCCGGACCTGGATAAGTGGAGGACAACAAGTACGAGTATGAGTAGATTAAGTGCTGCAGTGTGATACAGCACATGCAAGTGGTAGACTCTAAAGATCCTTAAAACTCCTCCTTGCAATATCATTCTTCATTTAGTGATGCTGCTGGCCAACCCTGAACATATGGCATGGCTATTGCCTGGTGGTCTACAATATTGTTCATTACAGTGGCACAGCTGTAAATGTACAATTATATTAAGCACTCATcttttattgactttttccctgattccagcttcacatGCTTTTCATATCTGCTTATTTGTCAGTTGTATAATGTTAACAGTTTAGCTTTGCAGTTACTCGCACAGTACTGGACACTGTGAGGCTAATAGCTTAGCTTAGTTGTTAGCAATGCTATGTCCATCTCGCACTTTGTTAAATTTCTATACAACCATCATTTTCACTCAGCCCTAACACATCTGTTACACTGTGCAGTGTTTAGTTGCTAGTGCTTAACATAATGTGAGCTGTTGCAAGTTATATACCTCATGTTGTTTACAATTGGACTAGGAATGATGCTGGTCACCCAAATTGCACAAAAAGTCCAGGGCAGCGTGATAATGGGAGATGCACAGGTCAGTGGCTGTGTTTTAATAATGAAGCTTTGGGTAATTTTGGGCGCCGTAAAGTCACTTGAAAAAAGGGCAAGACAAACTGTCCCTCTGTTTGGAAGGGCAGTACAGCCCAACCACTGCATGGCCTCTTGGCCTTGGTATAATTCCAGCACTGGACGTTAACAGGTTGTTTGTACTAAAGAGAAGAGTTGTAGCAGAGCTTGCTTTATTTTGTGCCAGCATTTCTTGTTGTAATCATAATCTAATTTTAACAACACTGCATCTGAATTTTTATAGGAAAAGTGATGCTACCCAGACCACCCAGCGAAACAATGAAGAACTGTCTATTGAGGAGCTCAAGAGGTCCCTACACACAGAACACGCAGCTGAGTAGGGCCTCATGATCCATGGGCGGCCTCattttgtgcgtgcgtgcaatGCCCGCGGTACTCGGGCATTAACTACCCCAATGAAGCTAGAGCACCAAGTCAGCCCAAGccaaggggagagaaaaaaaattgtaatctGACAGCCCACAACACGCGTCGctgcaatgattgacagcaatcagcatctgaccaatcagtggtcagatgtaccgacactgctgcaggtgaggagacaGATGGATTctaagaggcattttgaatctggagcaactaagaggaaaaaaaaatcaaaacaagaggaagcttgtgcttcacttgaaggtggttatgttgttgaaataaatgtataactttgttaaaattatttttttaattgatgactaTTTGTAACTCAGATTTATGGATTTATTCTAgtttgaagtttgtttttttttttgtttttgttttggttgattCATACAGTATAGACTAAATAAAAATGCCCCAATTTGGGCCATGTGTGGGGCCATGTGTGTCATATTATGTGTGGGCCACTTTAGGGTTATGTCCAGATTAGCCAGTGTTTAATGTTCTATATCATAGCCAAATCTGGCCCAGATATGTTTTTATATAACTGGGCCACAATTGCTTCATCTTTTTATGGGCCATTTTTGGATAAGCCTTTGTCAACTGTGCCACATCTTTGCCAAATGTGGCCCAcatttgtttttggatttttggGCCATGTTTGCCATGAATATTGTGGGCCACCTTAGGCTTGAACCCTGATTAGCCATGCTGATTGTGCCATGTATTTGCCAGAAGTGGTCTGAGTTTGTTTTAAAGTATTTAGGCCATATTTGTTGTGTCATGTGGGCCAATTGAGGCTCACATCATGTTTATACTGAGCTTAAATTTGCCATACCTTTGCCAAATCTGGCCCAGATATGTTTTAATATAACTGGGCCACAATTGCTGCACCAGATTTGGGCCAGTTTTGGATTAGCCTTTGTCAATTCAGCCACATCTTTGCCAAAGGTGGCCCACAATTTTGGGGGGATTTGTGGGCCATATTTGCCGTTTTATATATGGGCCACTTCAGGCCTACATCGGTGGATCCCTGGCCAGATGAAGGCCAGCAGTGCTGCAACTTAGCCAGAAGTGGCCCAAATCCGGTTGCTATCTGGGTATAGTAGTATTTTgtattcaatttttatttttcatggtaGGGTTTTAGTAGTTTTTTACTCTtgccagtagtagtagtagtaatagtagtgttATAGCAGTAGCATTAGTAGTTGTAGAAGCAGTAGCAGTTGAAGTAGAATAGTAGTATTAGTCACAGTGAAGTATTTTATGAATGTTCAGGTTCATGTTGTTTGCTGTGTGGTTTTtggttaataaatatttttctacTGTTTTAATCATAGTTGTCTCCTGCTTATTCACTTAAAATGACAGGCATCATGTAGTAAAACAGTAGTAATACTTGACTATCTAGAGGAAGTAAAAGGCGTAACAAAGTTTCTGTAGGGGAACCTGAGGAAGGATCATAACTGGAGCAGCCACGGGGGCACTGTCACggcagcaacagaaacaaaactcTCCTTTATGCCGAGGGTTCCTTCACCaaggagggggaaggaggacAAGGAGAGCGGACAGACAGAGGATGTGTCCTGTCCGTCCGCCCCGGGCTGCTCATCTTTCCTCCCCCGTCTTAGTCTCATTTCTGAAGAAATGAGActaagatggagatggagaaaaaaataatgctgtgTACTTACATGTACGTGTTATTTGGTTAGTGTGAACTTTCCCATATTTTGACACCTAATAGACAAGAGCCGTCGCCTTGAGAGCATGAAGAGGGACGTCAAGTCGAGCAGCGAGTCACTTGCTGCTTTGATGTGGCTCATATGTGCCTGGGGAGTTTTTGTGGTCTCCATCTGCAGGCTTGTCAGCAGATGCACAGTGCTGTGCAGTGATAacaggaggaagctgctgaTGTCAGAGATGTGGACTGAAACCACTCTGGTCTGACCCAAACAACCATCTCCTCGTCTCCTATCCTGTCAGCCATGGAGGATCTGCAGCCCAGCAGAAAGCCCTTCTTGATCTTAAAGCTGTGGCAAATGCAGATAAAACAGAGGTTATGTTATTCTTTGGAGCTAAGGAACGTCTTCAGATCTGCACTTTAAATGGCTCACTGCTTGAGACAGTACCACATgataaatattattataaacCCGTGTAGACAAGTAAAATCGCAAATTAAGGAGGcaactttttcttttgtataGCACCAGGTGCTGTTTCCCTTTGTGCTGAATGACAGGCACTGTGGAGACgacctcactctctctgctggATTATTTACAGACATGATGCTCCTCTAACCTCAAATATCCAGCTGCCCTCTGTCACTCAGCTCCAAGTTTTCTTCCTGCCGACCCACCAGGCACTGTGTCCTGCATCAGAAGCTGGGCAGACGAGAGCAGCGCTCTCATCTGTTCACCTATAAATCATGACTTCAGAGCTTAccatcttatttatttacttatcttACTCTTATATCTTATTTAGCCTCGTTCATGTGGAATAatccacacagcagactgaaAGTTGACACACTGAGATCAATTGGGCAATTCAAAAATTTGGTCAGGGGTTTCATTAACTGGTTTACATAATATTCTTGTATTCTCACTCCTTTTACTGTATATCTACGCCCAGGACATTTCAGAATGCATCGACTGATAATTTGTCATGCTGTTGTCTATATGAATGTGTATTTAAATCTTTgctattttattatcattttattattatcttgttgtgtcattaccatcatcatcatttatttatttatttatttatttgtttatttatcgtACTCTGCATGCAGGTCTCACTTGTAACTGAGACCTCGATCTCAACGTGacttcctggctaaataaagtaTATAAAGTTTCCCTTGTTCTCAGAAAGTAGTTTTCTCTAACCACTGTTACCAcgtctctcactcactcactcccacacacacacacacacactcacactctctatAGTGCATCGTATACTgtcaagaaaaagacagaaaccagTCCGCGACAAAAACGACTCGCCACAAAAACATCTTCAGGGAGATTTTTCACAAGGGTAAGTATCTGCGCTGATTACATGCTCACAAACTTTTAACCTCACTGATACTCATAATTTTAAATGGCAAACTTATTTGCTGTCCAGCTTCTCTGTAATAATTATGTGGTTTGACTTGTTTGTTAGGCAATGagtgtttaaaatattaaaatattacaacCACCAGTTCTTTCAGTGAACTTCAGAAATAATGTTTGATTAAGTTTACCTCATTCACAAAGGAAGGATGTAGGTGAGAGTGAGACTGTAGATGGGTTTTTAAGGGACCGCTAAAAGGAGCGGCAGGTTATAGCTTCTCTCAGCTGCTtccaaatcagaatcagagttgTCAAAACAATATGCAGaaacactccacacacacctggtcGGCTTTTCAACATTTCAGCACATTCATGCAAAGATGTGAGTTTAACTGTCTACAATTATGTTGCTTCTCAGttaaatgaatatgaatttgtTCATGTGTGAAtcgtcacatgcacacaatccaTCCAACACTCAACACTCTTATACACTTAGTCTAGAACCTCTATATTTTGTAGGACACTGAACATTTAACAGAATCGAATgaacaaaatgtaatgtttttgatttttaaatggaTATACAAAGTTTGGGTTTGGAGCTCGTTTGTGGTTGTCCTGTTTTTCACCTGAATTTCACCCCACTTCTTAAATCAATAcaagatgacacacacacagatggatgaGCATACCTCGATCACTCATTtgccttttccaccaacaaaGAGCTGGATGCATTTTGGCTCGCGCACTAAATTTGCAACTGTTCTCCACCAATATAGATTGTTTCCCGAAAGGAGAAATTAATTCTCAGCTTTAACTAGAAAATAGTAGATCTCAAGTAGGAAGCAAGTGGGCGGGTGTTATTCTACCAGGAAAGATGGAGACTACCCAGAAAACTTTGTGGtttggttaaaaatgtttttgccaacACTAAACAGACACTCCCTCACACTCGCATACATGCAGTGCCAGCTCTACTtatgttggcgctctagacaaaattacttccttgcgcccttccatgcgTGGGGTAGAATTCCCCATAGCCACCCACTGATTCTATCTAAAAGAGACAAACTAAAGGAGTCTGACCCTAAGAAACTAAAAATGGGAGTCACtacagagaggggagaaaagaaaactcTGCATAAATGCAAAACTCAACATCCATCACTCATCAAACTCAGATtcattcaaaacaacaacaacaacaacaaaaaaaatcacagaaaggCATAACTCTCTGGAGACACACAGCCCAACTGAGCAGGTAAAACTCACTCCCTTATGTCCTCCCAGCCCGGCTgatcagcagcagctggagagaaCGACACAGGTGCACCCAATAGCTCCTGATTAGCAGGAAAACCCGGTGGCACACTCTTTGAATCCAACGTGACCATAACAATTTCCCAAAGTGAATCCTACCAGGCTCAGATGGTGTAGGTGTGTGCCAGTTCCTCATTTGCACCTTGATTCCAAGAATCTTGAACCAAACTAGTTTGACAAACAGaagttttttggtggaaaaggcatATAACATGATAAGTTGCAGCTTCTAAGACAACAACACTATGAAAAATAAACTACCTCATTTCAGTGGACTCAGTgctgcctctcacacacatcttGGTTTAAATCTATGGAATCAATAACCAAATTCCACTGGAAAAATTAAGTAGAATTAAGCTTTCCactttacaaaaacacaaaactaagGAGGATTACTTCCTTGCTGATCAAATGGAAGCTGTAATGAAATGGTTCAATTGTCCCGTTTTCTATTTCTATGCTCAGTGCACTTGGCCGGAGTCAAACATGCTGGGGGCCTTAACCGTGGCCTCACTGATCCTGTGGGCGTCGGCGTCTGACCTCTGCCCTCCACCCTGCATGTGTCTCAACAATCTGACGGTCATCATGTGTACGGATAAACACTTGGACTGGATCCCTGACCTCCCAGAGGACACAGAGGAGCTGTACATCTCATACAACAAGATACAGGAAATGCGCAGGAGTGGGCTGGAACATCTGCAGGTACAAAACATACACTAGCCTGGGAATAAtgctttgttgtgtgtgttgcttgtgAGAAAGTTGCAGCATGGTGGCCTGGATCTTACTGTTAACCAGTAAGATCCAGGTTCTGGTggaatgtccttgagcaaggcaccaatAAAGCAACATTTCAAAGGTGTTGTGCAGGTGACTTTACATGTAAGATTTTAGCAGGCAGTTATACGTTGTGATAGCCACGAAGAGCACCACCTGCAGAatctcaaactccatcaacagaaaatcccagGAAAGTGAGATCACAGTCACGCCCAAACTGTtggactgacaggtgatctgatgatgccaacaaaaacaaatatgtagaacaaaaaacaaacaagaatctTGTACATTACCACTTTCAATCAAATTATGCCCCAACTGTTGGATAAACTAGATGTAATTTAATGCAATAATGTAAATTTTTGCcatgtttggtttgatttttgttatacaaaatgtacatttcacAAATCTGATCTCCTCTTGTTGGATTCTCTGCAGGTGCTGGACTTGACTAGGAATcagctgcatttctctctttccctcaacCCAGTTTGGCCCAGAATGATGCAGCTGTCCAAGCTCTTCCTACGTGGAAACGGACTGCGGTCGCTTACACCCAGTCAGTTCCAGAATTGCCCTGCCCTCGTCctgctggacctgagtgagaaccacaTTGAACATCTACCAATTGGATTCCTCCATGGACTGGACCATCTACAGACGCTGATTCTGACCTTCAACCAGATTCAAACATTACAGGTCTCTGGACTGGGGGGAGCCCCTGCTCTCACTGACATCCACCTCAGCCATAACAACATATCAGAAATAGAGGAGGGTGCGTTTGAGAACGTCACCGCGTTGGAGAAGCTGATTCTGTCCAGGAACCGGCTCAAGCGTGTAGGTAAGGGCACTTTCAGAGGAGCAGCAACTCTTCAATCCCTTGACCTCAGCGGTAACTTGTTGGTTTCCATCCCAGTCGAGGCGCTGAAGGATGTAAACAAGCTCAACAGTCTTGACCTGCAGAAGAACAGCCTCATCAGCCTTCCGAATGATTCCTTTGCCTTCTTGGCCCTGTTGACTCATCTAGACTTGAGCGACAACAAGCTGACCGTGGTTTCCGAGGGATCGCTGAGAGGGCTGATGAACCTGACTCAGCTGGACCTCAGCTCCAATCTCATACATTCACTTCCCTCTGAGGTCTTCAGTGGCCTGATCAGCCTTCAATTCCTCGATCTGTATGACAACAGATTGacttcacttcctgtggacGTATTCAGCAACCTGACCAACCTGAGGGACCTGCAGCTAGACAGCAACAGCATATCTGACATGCCATTTGGGATATTTGATTCACTGAGCAGACTCCACGAGCTGCAGCTGTCCAGCAACCGCATCTCGGCGTTGCATCCCAAACTGTTTGCCAAGCTCAGGTCACTGCGGAGGTTGTACCTCGAAAGCAACACCCTGACCCAACTTCCCAAAGGCCTTTTCCACAAGACGAGGAACCTCAGGGAGATGCACTTTGATGAAAATAACATTGGGTCAATGCATCACTTGGTCTTCCACAATCTGGAGAAACTGCATTCTCTGAGGCTCTCCGTCAACAATCTGTCCTCTCTTCACTCGGACCAGTTCAGCGGCCTCATTGGTTTAAAAGAGTTACAACTGGATAAGAACCACATAAGCGTGCTTCCTGTGGGGCTGTTCACCCATCTGAAGAATCTTACACTGCTGGATTTGAAAGGCAATCGTCTCTCAGAGCTGCTTCCCAATGACCTTGTAGGCTTGAATAACCTTAGAGAGCTCCAGCTGAGCTTTAACCGGCTCCGTAGCCTCCCTGCCAACACCTTCCACTTCCCCTCTCAGCTCCGCAGGCTTCAGCTGCAGAACAACCACTTAGTCCATCTCCACCCTCAGCTCTTCTCCTCGCTAACCAAGCTATCTGAACTCGACTTAAATGGCAACAAACTCGAGCATCTACACCCAGACACTTTTCAAGGCCAACAAAGGCTCCAGAAACTGAGCCTGAGGTTCAACCGGCTCAGAGTGGTGAAAAACGGGACCCTGGAGCCTTTAGGAAACCTGAGTGCCATCTACCTGTCAGGGAATTTGTGGGATTGTCGCTGTGAAGATATTCTCTACATCAGCAGCTGGGTTGGCATGCACAGGGACAAGTTAGGAGATGAGCCCACCTgctttgtctcctcctcctcctcctcctcctcacctgtcaCTGAGGCCCCACCCCTCTCCCGCCCcgctctgtctcctctcttgttGCAGGACAACTGTG
This genomic window contains:
- the LOC115369581 gene encoding leucine-rich repeat-containing protein 15 isoform X1, whose product is MEAVMKWFNCPVFYFYAQCTWPESNMLGALTVASLILWASASDLCPPPCMCLNNLTVIMCTDKHLDWIPDLPEDTEELYISYNKIQEMRRSGLEHLQVLDLTRNQLHFSLSLNPVWPRMMQLSKLFLRGNGLRSLTPSQFQNCPALVLLDLSENHIEHLPIGFLHGLDHLQTLILTFNQIQTLQVSGLGGAPALTDIHLSHNNISEIEEGAFENVTALEKLILSRNRLKRVGKGTFRGAATLQSLDLSGNLLVSIPVEALKDVNKLNSLDLQKNSLISLPNDSFAFLALLTHLDLSDNKLTVVSEGSLRGLMNLTQLDLSSNLIHSLPSEVFSGLISLQFLDLYDNRLTSLPVDVFSNLTNLRDLQLDSNSISDMPFGIFDSLSRLHELQLSSNRISALHPKLFAKLRSLRRLYLESNTLTQLPKGLFHKTRNLREMHFDENNIGSMHHLVFHNLEKLHSLRLSVNNLSSLHSDQFSGLIGLKELQLDKNHISVLPVGLFTHLKNLTLLDLKGNRLSELLPNDLVGLNNLRELQLSFNRLRSLPANTFHFPSQLRRLQLQNNHLVHLHPQLFSSLTKLSELDLNGNKLEHLHPDTFQGQQRLQKLSLRFNRLRVVKNGTLEPLGNLSAIYLSGNLWDCRCEDILYISSWVGMHRDKLGDEPTCFVSSSSSSSSPVTEAPPLSRPALSPLLLQDNCVISAARGPSPALPLEMVNLLITILTAAGFS
- the LOC115369581 gene encoding leucine-rich repeat-containing protein 15 isoform X2 — its product is MLGALTVASLILWASASDLCPPPCMCLNNLTVIMCTDKHLDWIPDLPEDTEELYISYNKIQEMRRSGLEHLQVLDLTRNQLHFSLSLNPVWPRMMQLSKLFLRGNGLRSLTPSQFQNCPALVLLDLSENHIEHLPIGFLHGLDHLQTLILTFNQIQTLQVSGLGGAPALTDIHLSHNNISEIEEGAFENVTALEKLILSRNRLKRVGKGTFRGAATLQSLDLSGNLLVSIPVEALKDVNKLNSLDLQKNSLISLPNDSFAFLALLTHLDLSDNKLTVVSEGSLRGLMNLTQLDLSSNLIHSLPSEVFSGLISLQFLDLYDNRLTSLPVDVFSNLTNLRDLQLDSNSISDMPFGIFDSLSRLHELQLSSNRISALHPKLFAKLRSLRRLYLESNTLTQLPKGLFHKTRNLREMHFDENNIGSMHHLVFHNLEKLHSLRLSVNNLSSLHSDQFSGLIGLKELQLDKNHISVLPVGLFTHLKNLTLLDLKGNRLSELLPNDLVGLNNLRELQLSFNRLRSLPANTFHFPSQLRRLQLQNNHLVHLHPQLFSSLTKLSELDLNGNKLEHLHPDTFQGQQRLQKLSLRFNRLRVVKNGTLEPLGNLSAIYLSGNLWDCRCEDILYISSWVGMHRDKLGDEPTCFVSSSSSSSSPVTEAPPLSRPALSPLLLQDNCVISAARGPSPALPLEMVNLLITILTAAGFS